Below is a window of Ananas comosus cultivar F153 linkage group 9, ASM154086v1, whole genome shotgun sequence DNA.
TGCTCATTAAGTCAATTTCTAATTAATGTTAATTTGAAGATcatataaattttcatatacttttttatccaattaaatatattaatctaGAACATGGAGtggataattttaataaaatttcacaCAGCTAGATATACAAAATCTAAAGAAAGTAATAGTTATAAAAAAGCAAGTaatagtgataaaaaaaaaatcatgctcCCACCTTTTTTGCAACATACATTTTCTCTcccaaaaaagtaaaaatacaaTCTAATTAACTAAAGATCGATGCATGTACTTATAGAAAACACAAGCTATAGTATTagttgcaaatatatttttactatgaATTAATCAATTAATCATCAAGTTGATGAAGGACATATGAAGCGCACTACATGATCATGGAGCCACGTTTAAGATTTATGCACCATTATTAATGCATGATGTGTACatatacatagtatatatatattcacaaatCCTATTGGAAAAATTAAAGAATCAATAAGGAAAGTTGACCTTTGGGTTTGCTATTTGAGGCTTAAAATGGCCGTTGACAATTTGTTTGGCTCCTAATTTGAGGCTTATAATAGCCACATAgttcaatttgaaataaataatgTTATGATATGTTTACCTTgccataaataaatatactcGAAGTTGGAAATTCTATCTAGTGCTTTACTTTAATTACCTTAGAGCTCCTTTCATGTTGgtttttaattcttttgtttattttgagtACGTATAAACTCATATTAATCTTTATTTATAAACAAGAGAAGCTATATAAAAATTGCTACAACAAGAGCACAATTAATTAAATCTCTCAGCTTGGTGATAGTTAACTAAACAGACGCGTAATTAgtagttaaattaaattggTGCCAATGCTTctctttaaaagtttaattttaagatgAATATTTTgcattataagtttaaattgaaacttaattaattaaacaatgaCATGTGGTGAGCCTAATTTTATAGAGTTATTATTCAGTATACcttatcactgttttttttaGGAAATTCACCACCTAAGCTATAAATGTGGTTAGCTCCAACATATATTTAAGTAATTCAATAAAAGTAGTTTGTAATGAAATTAAGTGTCGTAAAAGGTACTTAAAATTAAGTACATGCACCACTTTGAGTAATAGACACAGAACTTTTATCTTTATGAGTCTAAAACAAACTTTAATAAGTGCAGTTTGAATCAATTAAAATGCACAACTAACTCATATGAACCATATTAGGtgaattaattaatatctaatatatatttagttttacATATAGGTTGTTCATTACTTGTTCTTAAGCATCATAACTCACTTATGAAGAACTTTAAAACTTGCAAGGAAATTAAAGCACCTAattaatatgatatattattCTATCTAATAGTTTTTATTGAACAATTTATAGGACATTCTTAAATGTTCTATTAGAtcacaaaataattaatatgttCAACATAGTGTAAAGTTGGgcggtaaaattaaaatttcgaaaCGTGAGGTGcctgtttaattttaaaatgacgaAACAGTTAAAGCAAGGTAAacaaatttttaaccatttttaAATGCGCATGCACACACATTTGCCCAATAagatttttgataaataaaattaaggtTTAATAAGGCTTCAAAATTAAATGTTAACCCAATTAATGAATCACCAAATTAATATGTGTGCATCAAATTAACTAGACGAGATACAGGCCAGGTACGTAACATCGGTGCACGTGCATTGCACGTGACATGTTCTTGGGGACCAGAGATTCCCCTGAAAAAGCCGCGTTCACACTGGGCTTTTCCCAACCTCCCCACGAAAGATGCCCTTAAAATGACCCCGTTCACACCGAACCCCGGACCAAACCCCCCATTGACAAAAGATATTATTGCCTGGACCCGGTCCACCGTGGACTGGTCTTATAATGAGGTTGAATAGCTCCATATAAAAAACTACTAACCAATTTCTCTAAACAGTGATGATACATCAAGAGattttaaagtgaaaaataaattagaaccATATAATATAATCTTCTGCATTGCTTCATTCATATGCTCAcacaagtaaataaaatttcagaaatgaTATTAATGagcatattttttacttttttatttagaatagagtaaatttttttttgtttacctcTTCAGAAATATCAAATAAAGAGTATGAGATAACTAGAGTTAGAAAGCACCGGCGGAAATCGTCGTTACTGACAAAATTTGTCATGTAttgtatatgaattttttttatgaatattttatgtattatagaaTAATTCTTTTTAACATAAGAGTTTATGAGCTTGCTAAATTTCAACATATATaatgaattgatttttttttttagtattatatgaATTTGGCAAACATaaataattttgagattatatactagatttttttttaattattcatcttcaaattttaatatttttaaaattaaaagttatgaGCAAGCTCTTTGTATGGAATATTAAAATCAgtggttttatgtaatttaacaCTTTAGCTCATAGGACTATGACACCGGTGCACCGGGTCCAGAAGGAATCGCCGGCTTCGGTAAGTGTGACGCAATCGGTGGGTCCCGCGTGGACACAGGGGCCACGTTGCTGAGTTGGCCACATGCAATCGTGCCACGTAGGATCGTGACCTTCCTATTTGTTACCGGGATAATAACTCTCACTATCCTTCTCatcatatatatactttatccAATTAATCACTGTGTACTACAAGCCTCTCCCCCCCTATAAATACACCACCCCTTTggttcttattctctctctctctctctctctctctctctatatatatatatatacctattaTAAATAAAGCTactgagagagaaaaaaaaaagaaaagaaagaaccaAGTTATATAAACAAGGTGGGGAATTGTTGATTCTTTGTATTGAGGaagagatcgatcgatcgatcgatcgagagatctagagagagagagagagagagagatggggaatTGTATCGACCACCAAAGCGACGTGTCGTGGGCCGACGAAGGGTTCTGGGACTTTTCGGAGGGCGATAGCCCTAGGTTACGTTTTAGCGAGAAGCTGAACGAAGCACGAACAAGAGAGGAGCAGGAAAACACAAAACGAGAGGAGAACGGACGGGAGGGTCGATGTTCGACGACCACCGAGGTGAAGATCAAGATCACGAAGAAGCAGCTGCAGGAGTTGCTGACTCAAATCGACGAGAAGGGGCTCCCGATTCAGAAAGTGCTCGCGGAGCTCATCAGCATGAGCGAGTCGTATCGGCTTCGAGACGATCAGCATTGGAGGCCCGTGCTGCAAAGTATACCGGAGGTCGCAGAGTAAATAAACgtagcaataaaaaaaaaaaaagaaaatttatgaaatagaacatatatatgatttttgtactttgtttaagatttttttttatgtaattatgTGTATTTATGGAGTCCTTGTAGCCCCATTTCTCCTTTTGGTAACTAGAGGCGTAGTTTGTAGATGTTTAGGTTTAGGCATGTGTATATACAATTATGGAGAGATAAGGCTAGAGGGATGTATATGCCCTTaatttgcttattattattattgttgttgtatatatatcttttagATCTTATATATTTGTGtacaaatagtaataataatgagGATTgtatctagagggagagagagattgtacatgctctctctctccctctaaatGATCTTCGATCTCCAGTGCTTTTTGTATACaaatctgtatatatatatatgtaagaattTTTCATACGCGATGCTATTTTGCGGTATATGTTTGCGACGGAATGAATAGATCTCAATTgcagaaattaaaattctacGCACGAAGCTGCAGAAAAATCACAACCACCTCTACAAAATggtccttctctctctctatctctaaaGTGGGTGGAGGACAAGGAGTGGGAGACAATCTATAGTGGGTAAGGATTGGATGATTCAATGGTTACATGAAAAGGTACAACCGGGCCAATCGTATCCTGACACGTGGCCCCCTATG
It encodes the following:
- the LOC109715048 gene encoding uncharacterized protein LOC109715048; the encoded protein is MGNCIDHQSDVSWADEGFWDFSEGDSPRLRFSEKLNEARTREEQENTKREENGREGRCSTTTEVKIKITKKQLQELLTQIDEKGLPIQKVLAELISMSESYRLRDDQHWRPVLQSIPEVAE